One part of the Polyangiaceae bacterium genome encodes these proteins:
- a CDS encoding zinc-ribbon domain-containing protein gives MLYGAEAVEAALPPRRASRLRRAAGAKGMTLVPPARMPFGDPDLIRHWDGPKNEEGGLLPWPVGINPKLFAWWKCLEGPGYEFRRFIHRSRKRGVWTGCPYCAGRLASVTNCLATVAPGVAAQWHPKKNGKRTPKDIVSGSSEQVWWKCPKGPDHVWRQSLAARMAGHNCPFARVGSFP, from the coding sequence GTGTTGTACGGAGCGGAGGCCGTCGAGGCGGCGCTTCCGCCTCGTCGAGCTTCACGGCTCCGGCGAGCTGCGGGCGCAAAGGGCATGACCCTGGTGCCTCCCGCGCGCATGCCGTTCGGTGATCCCGACCTCATCCGCCACTGGGACGGACCAAAGAACGAGGAAGGCGGCCTCTTACCCTGGCCCGTCGGCATCAACCCGAAGTTATTTGCCTGGTGGAAATGCCTAGAAGGACCCGGCTACGAGTTTCGGCGGTTCATTCATCGTTCTCGCAAGCGAGGTGTGTGGACTGGGTGCCCGTATTGCGCGGGTCGCCTGGCCTCCGTCACCAACTGCCTGGCAACGGTCGCGCCCGGGGTCGCCGCCCAGTGGCACCCGAAGAAGAACGGCAAGCGCACGCCGAAGGACATCGTCAGCGGCTCGTCAGAGCAGGTGTGGTGGAAGTGCCCGAAGGGGCCTGACCACGTGTGGCGCCAGAGCCTTGCAGCGCGCATGGCCGGTCACAACTGCCCCTTTGCGCGGGTTGGTTCATTTCCGTGA
- a CDS encoding dicarboxylate/amino acid:cation symporter, whose translation MLSPVRKLELHWQILIALLLAIVLGKLGTPDSAIFGVHLKAVADFVGELFLRALRMLVVPLIMASIISAVAGLGETHSLGRLGLKTAAYYITTSLVAILIGLVVVDLIQPGIVNGVAAKEQIGLSGDVVGVQKAVEGRSGKDVVEVFLRLVPKNVVEDAAKGEMLGLIFFSLLFGFFTTRIDDEKRRVVRAFWDGVYDIMLKITDWVIGFAPIGVFALVFKVVLTTGFDAFRPLLVFFFCVLLALALHLFVALPLLMRLVGGINPLKQYKAMAPALLMAFSTASSSATLPLTMDCVQDRANVSSRVSSFTLPLGATVNMDGTALYECVAAIFIAQAYGVHLTLTQQFTVVLIALLTSIGVAGIPAASLVAITLILTSIGLPVEAIGLILAVDRVLDMCRTAVNVFSDSCGAVIIAKSEGESVLSEPAEA comes from the coding sequence ATGCTCTCGCCCGTGCGTAAGCTCGAGCTTCACTGGCAAATCCTGATCGCCCTTCTCTTGGCGATCGTCCTTGGCAAGCTCGGTACGCCGGACAGCGCCATCTTTGGCGTGCACCTGAAGGCTGTAGCGGACTTCGTTGGCGAACTATTCCTGCGGGCGCTGCGCATGCTGGTGGTGCCGCTGATCATGGCGTCGATCATTTCCGCGGTCGCCGGCTTGGGGGAGACGCACTCCCTGGGTCGCTTGGGTCTAAAGACCGCGGCCTACTACATCACGACTTCGCTCGTCGCGATCCTGATCGGTCTCGTGGTGGTGGACCTGATCCAGCCGGGGATCGTCAACGGCGTGGCCGCCAAGGAGCAGATCGGCCTGTCCGGTGACGTGGTCGGGGTGCAGAAGGCGGTCGAGGGACGCAGCGGCAAGGATGTCGTGGAGGTGTTCCTGCGCCTGGTGCCGAAGAACGTCGTGGAGGACGCGGCCAAGGGGGAGATGCTGGGGCTAATCTTCTTTTCGCTGCTCTTCGGCTTCTTTACCACGCGGATAGACGACGAGAAGCGCCGGGTGGTGCGTGCGTTCTGGGATGGTGTGTATGACATCATGCTCAAGATCACCGACTGGGTGATCGGCTTCGCGCCCATCGGTGTGTTTGCGCTGGTGTTCAAGGTGGTGCTGACGACGGGCTTCGACGCCTTTCGGCCGCTCTTGGTGTTCTTCTTCTGTGTGCTCTTGGCCCTCGCGCTGCACCTGTTCGTGGCCTTGCCGCTGCTCATGCGCTTGGTCGGCGGCATCAACCCGCTCAAGCAGTACAAGGCGATGGCCCCGGCCCTCCTGATGGCGTTTTCCACGGCGTCCTCCTCCGCCACGTTGCCCCTCACCATGGATTGCGTTCAGGATCGCGCGAACGTTTCCTCGCGGGTGAGCAGCTTCACCTTGCCTTTGGGCGCCACGGTGAACATGGATGGCACCGCGCTGTATGAGTGCGTCGCGGCGATCTTCATCGCTCAGGCGTACGGTGTTCACCTCACGCTCACCCAGCAGTTCACGGTGGTGCTGATCGCCCTACTGACGTCCATCGGTGTGGCAGGGATCCCCGCAGCGAGCTTGGTCGCGATCACGCTGATTCTGACTTCCATCGGCTTGCCGGTGGAGGCCATCGGTCTCATCCTCGCGGTGGACCGAGTGCTCGATATGTGTCGAACTGCCGTCAACGTGTTCAGCGATTCCTGTGGCGCCGTGATCATCGCGAAGAGCGAAGGTGAGTCGGTGCTCAGCGAGCCTGCGGAGGCCTGA
- a CDS encoding EscU/YscU/HrcU family type III secretion system export apparatus switch protein, with amino-acid sequence MSEKTEDPTPRRLKKARQDGDSPVSSALGQAAVFCAVLAIAPSALARLLSESSRTLIAVLNGASPEPEVAAWQVLTLSLPLVATGALTAFAVGTVQTGGLIAPKRLSPDLSKLNPINGLKNVFSGQRLFNLTRALVTALVLAWLTVRELRAQLPSLASTIGEAPRAAAVAGDLSRHLAWIAAAVGLALAGVDILITRRAWMKRLRMTKDEVKREHKESEGDPEIKAARRRAHEEALRGDALNAVRKATVVVVNPTHVAVALRYEDAEHDAPEVVASGRGEMAKLMIDAARAYGVPVVRDIPVARALVELEVGEQIPEELFEAVAEILKEVYAEQGE; translated from the coding sequence GTGAGCGAAAAGACCGAGGATCCGACACCAAGACGGCTGAAAAAGGCCCGTCAAGACGGGGACAGCCCCGTCTCGTCGGCGCTCGGTCAGGCAGCGGTGTTCTGTGCGGTGCTCGCGATCGCTCCAAGCGCCCTTGCCCGGCTGCTCTCCGAGAGCTCGCGCACGCTGATCGCGGTGTTGAACGGCGCTTCCCCGGAGCCCGAGGTGGCTGCGTGGCAAGTGCTGACTCTGAGCCTGCCGCTGGTGGCGACTGGTGCGCTCACGGCGTTCGCTGTGGGTACGGTGCAAACCGGCGGGCTCATCGCCCCCAAGCGCCTCTCGCCGGATCTTTCGAAGCTCAATCCCATCAACGGCCTCAAGAACGTCTTCAGCGGTCAGCGGCTCTTCAACCTGACCCGGGCGCTCGTCACGGCGCTAGTGCTCGCGTGGCTCACGGTACGCGAGCTGCGCGCTCAGCTGCCGAGCCTCGCCTCCACCATCGGCGAAGCGCCGCGGGCGGCAGCCGTCGCGGGCGACCTCTCACGGCACTTGGCTTGGATCGCTGCTGCGGTGGGACTCGCGCTGGCCGGCGTGGACATCCTGATCACGCGCCGCGCGTGGATGAAGCGCCTGCGCATGACCAAGGACGAGGTCAAGCGCGAGCACAAGGAGTCCGAGGGTGACCCCGAGATCAAGGCTGCCCGGCGCCGCGCCCACGAAGAGGCCCTACGTGGCGACGCACTCAATGCCGTACGGAAAGCAACGGTGGTCGTCGTGAACCCGACCCACGTCGCCGTCGCGCTGCGCTACGAAGACGCCGAGCACGACGCCCCGGAGGTGGTCGCCAGCGGCCGCGGCGAAATGGCCAAGCTGATGATCGACGCCGCTCGGGCCTACGGAGTACCCGTGGTCAGAGACATTCCCGTGGCGCGAGCGCTGGTCGAGCTAGAAGTCGGCGAGCAGATCCCCGAGGAACTGTTTGAGGCGGTGGCGGAGATCTTGAAAGAGGTTTACGCCGAACAGGGTGAGTGA
- a CDS encoding DUF4265 domain-containing protein, translated as MPPGHEHIWIAVADQDQGSEEVPARRLASNEWELRSTPVYATGFARGDTVAVLDSESGLVRVLSRGGNVGVHFYLALDEIDNKELTRELVARISAGMCLIGGVVECSVPGLVCCSVPLKGGANR; from the coding sequence ATGCCCCCGGGTCACGAGCACATTTGGATCGCTGTTGCGGATCAGGACCAAGGGTCGGAGGAAGTGCCGGCGCGGAGGCTCGCGTCGAACGAGTGGGAGCTTCGCTCCACTCCCGTCTACGCGACGGGTTTCGCGCGAGGCGACACGGTCGCAGTGTTGGATTCGGAATCGGGTCTGGTTCGGGTGCTGTCTCGTGGCGGGAATGTCGGAGTTCATTTCTATTTGGCGCTGGATGAAATTGACAACAAGGAGTTGACTCGGGAACTCGTCGCAAGAATTTCCGCGGGGATGTGTTTGATTGGCGGTGTCGTTGAGTGCTCGGTTCCAGGGCTAGTGTGCTGCTCCGTTCCGCTCAAGGGGGGGGCGAACCGATAG
- a CDS encoding M48 family metalloprotease: MRRSLGLVGIALALLVGCEPESSGRGAQQPQPYGQQPYYGQPQYGQPGYGQPGYGQPQPGQPGYQAQPAPTAPAPVPNAPTGPVLNDPINLVDIAYMRNRAQVVMTDLIAALDAGKQSRVKGIPLVVDSTVGEVNAFAGCIDGRSMMAITDGLLDIESHLAQAKANDEIFGTRKVDEYIAFLAKNQRPKSPIVQPPVGFFNPTQQVDGRRVARAHQLLDEQIAFVMGHELAHHYLGHLPCTAQDGPLSPGEIGRVLSGAVPLFNQPNEIAADVEGTKNVLTAGKNRTDFRWTEAGGLLTMRFFAGMDQMSPIDVLFTFENSHPPPQLRTPIIQQTANAWRSGWSFPF, translated from the coding sequence ATGAGGCGCAGTCTCGGTCTGGTTGGCATCGCGTTGGCACTGCTCGTCGGTTGCGAGCCGGAGAGCAGTGGTCGTGGTGCTCAACAGCCGCAGCCTTACGGCCAACAGCCGTACTACGGGCAGCCCCAATATGGCCAGCCTGGGTACGGGCAGCCCGGTTACGGCCAACCGCAACCAGGGCAACCCGGCTATCAAGCGCAGCCAGCTCCCACCGCGCCGGCACCGGTGCCCAACGCCCCGACGGGGCCGGTGCTCAACGATCCCATCAACCTGGTCGACATCGCTTACATGCGGAACCGAGCCCAGGTGGTGATGACGGATCTGATCGCGGCCCTCGATGCAGGGAAGCAGAGCCGAGTCAAAGGCATACCGCTCGTGGTCGACAGCACCGTGGGTGAAGTAAACGCCTTCGCGGGTTGCATCGACGGTCGCTCGATGATGGCGATCACCGATGGCCTGCTCGACATCGAATCCCACCTCGCCCAGGCCAAGGCCAACGACGAAATCTTCGGCACCCGCAAGGTCGACGAGTACATCGCCTTCCTCGCCAAAAACCAGCGGCCAAAGTCGCCCATCGTGCAACCGCCGGTGGGTTTCTTCAACCCAACGCAGCAAGTCGATGGTCGCCGCGTCGCCCGCGCGCACCAGCTGCTCGACGAGCAAATTGCATTCGTGATGGGCCACGAGCTGGCGCATCACTACCTCGGTCACCTCCCCTGCACCGCTCAAGATGGCCCGCTTAGCCCTGGGGAAATTGGCCGCGTGCTGTCCGGCGCCGTGCCGCTCTTCAACCAGCCGAACGAAATCGCGGCCGACGTCGAGGGCACCAAGAACGTGCTCACCGCAGGCAAGAACCGCACGGACTTCCGCTGGACCGAAGCCGGCGGCTTGCTGACCATGCGCTTCTTCGCCGGCATGGATCAAATGAGCCCCATCGACGTGCTGTTCACCTTCGAGAACTCCCACCCGCCGCCGCAACTTCGCACGCCCATCATCCAGCAAACCGCCAACGCCTGGCGCAGCGGCTGGAGCTTCCCTTTCTAG
- a CDS encoding cardiolipin synthase B: MDVEVAAPRPRFAWMRRFSVPQEHFVAGNRLLLLRNGPQAFPEMLSAIEGAKRQVLLEMYWFDSDHIGRRFTEALLKAAARGVEVRVIYDAIGSIDADDAMFEELTRGGVRVVEFNPILPWRERFRWARVSRRDHRKILVVDGCVGFTGGINIAAQWWPDDDSVEPWRDDMVRVEGPAVEDFVHLFESTWQMERGESLALFEPEEVGDQRRPEDQSVSVLGENYYRNRQQIANAYLANIRAAKSKIWITNSYFVPDRPVVKGLIAAAQRGVDVRVLLPGEIDVKIVRYASQAVWGKLMRAGVRIFEWSGNVLHAKTAVIDGSWCTIGTFNLDHLSVFSNLEVNLSVRDPEFGEALEQGFLWDLERSREITPHDFAFRPLGERLLELFLYRFRKLM, encoded by the coding sequence GTGGACGTCGAGGTCGCAGCGCCTCGTCCACGTTTTGCTTGGATGCGGCGATTCAGCGTGCCGCAGGAGCACTTCGTCGCGGGCAATCGCTTGCTGTTGCTACGCAACGGGCCGCAGGCGTTCCCAGAAATGCTGAGCGCCATCGAGGGCGCGAAGCGCCAGGTGTTGCTCGAGATGTACTGGTTCGACTCGGACCACATCGGGCGGCGCTTCACCGAGGCCTTGCTGAAGGCCGCGGCCCGCGGGGTCGAGGTGCGGGTGATCTACGACGCCATCGGATCCATCGACGCTGACGATGCGATGTTCGAGGAGCTCACGAGGGGCGGCGTCCGAGTGGTCGAGTTCAATCCCATCCTGCCGTGGCGCGAGCGCTTCCGCTGGGCAAGGGTGTCACGGCGGGACCACCGCAAGATCCTCGTGGTGGACGGCTGCGTCGGCTTCACCGGTGGCATCAATATCGCCGCTCAATGGTGGCCCGACGACGACTCCGTGGAGCCGTGGCGCGACGACATGGTGCGCGTCGAGGGGCCCGCGGTGGAAGACTTCGTGCACCTCTTCGAGAGCACCTGGCAGATGGAGCGCGGGGAGAGCCTCGCGCTATTCGAGCCTGAAGAGGTGGGTGACCAGCGCAGGCCGGAAGATCAGTCGGTGAGCGTGCTGGGCGAGAACTACTACCGGAACCGCCAGCAGATCGCGAACGCCTACCTCGCAAATATCCGCGCGGCAAAAAGCAAGATCTGGATCACGAACTCGTACTTCGTGCCCGACCGCCCCGTGGTGAAAGGCCTGATCGCCGCCGCTCAGCGCGGGGTCGACGTGCGGGTGCTCTTGCCCGGTGAGATCGACGTCAAGATCGTGCGCTACGCGAGCCAGGCGGTGTGGGGCAAGCTGATGCGCGCCGGGGTGCGCATCTTCGAGTGGAGCGGCAATGTGCTCCACGCAAAGACGGCGGTGATCGACGGCTCCTGGTGCACCATCGGCACCTTCAACCTCGACCACCTGTCGGTCTTCTCGAACCTCGAAGTGAACCTCAGCGTGCGCGACCCGGAGTTTGGTGAGGCGCTGGAGCAGGGCTTCTTGTGGGATCTGGAGCGCAGCCGTGAAATCACACCCCACGATTTCGCGTTTCGCCCGCTGGGCGAGCGCCTGCTAGAACTCTTCCTGTATCGCTTCCGAAAGCTGATGTGA
- a CDS encoding calcium/sodium antiporter — MLSDIARLLIGGLMLYFGAEWLVRGAAGLARAFGVPPLVIGLTVVSYGTSAPELAVSVAAALDGKSDIAVGNVVGSNVANIGLILGITALIAPPKVDPTLIRREIPWLMLATFAVPLIMLGGQIGRIEGALLTFGAVAFTWLTLKGARQGEGEQAELEDIDESRGRLALLGFFAVGLAVLVRGGDVFVDGAVGVATRYGMSERVIGLTIVAVGTSLPELAASLVAALRGHSELAVGNVVGSNLFNILLILGVTSLVRPIPTGFAGVPVDLLMLGVVTVACAVSMRKGRTIGRPEGGFYVLIYAAFIGLVAVFG, encoded by the coding sequence ATGCTCAGCGACATCGCGCGGCTCCTGATCGGAGGCCTGATGCTGTACTTCGGCGCCGAATGGCTGGTCCGAGGTGCGGCTGGGCTCGCCCGCGCGTTCGGGGTGCCGCCGCTGGTGATCGGCCTCACGGTCGTGAGCTACGGCACCAGCGCGCCGGAGCTCGCCGTCAGCGTGGCCGCCGCCTTGGACGGCAAGAGCGACATCGCCGTCGGCAACGTCGTCGGCTCCAACGTCGCCAACATCGGGCTCATCCTGGGCATCACCGCGCTGATCGCCCCACCCAAGGTCGACCCCACATTAATCCGCAGGGAAATTCCCTGGTTGATGCTCGCGACGTTCGCGGTTCCCCTGATCATGCTCGGTGGACAGATTGGGCGGATCGAAGGCGCGCTCTTGACCTTCGGCGCAGTGGCTTTCACCTGGCTCACCTTGAAAGGCGCGCGCCAGGGCGAAGGCGAGCAAGCGGAGCTGGAGGACATCGACGAGTCGCGAGGCCGCTTGGCGCTGCTCGGGTTCTTCGCGGTTGGGCTCGCCGTGCTGGTGAGGGGCGGCGACGTATTCGTGGACGGCGCCGTGGGCGTCGCCACGCGCTACGGCATGAGCGAGCGCGTGATCGGACTGACCATCGTGGCCGTGGGCACTTCCCTGCCGGAGCTCGCAGCCTCATTGGTCGCGGCGCTACGCGGCCACTCGGAGCTCGCGGTGGGCAACGTCGTCGGCTCCAACTTGTTCAACATCTTGCTGATCCTCGGCGTGACCAGCCTGGTGCGGCCCATTCCCACGGGGTTTGCTGGCGTCCCCGTCGATTTGCTCATGTTAGGGGTGGTGACCGTCGCTTGCGCCGTATCCATGCGAAAGGGGCGCACGATTGGGCGTCCTGAGGGCGGTTTTTACGTTTTGATTTACGCGGCATTCATCGGGTTGGTGGCCGTCTTCGGCTGA
- a CDS encoding GNAT family N-acetyltransferase — MFELSTHERISEIGEEIWDGLLGGGPPFLRYAWLHALEETGCVRPERGWLPMHIQIRAPSKGNERGETLLLAPAYVKGNSEGEFVFDHSWARFVEERARIDYYPKLIVAVPFTPASGPRLLMKPGADAEELSAAFVQGLQAICKKVGLSGVHILFPSASQSLSLRDERLGLIERHGLQYHWSNHGYATFDDFLAHFNSKRRNQIRRERRAVEEQGLELQVCSGSDLDSAHIDEIYELYLTTVNKFYWGRQYLNRGFFHQAFDKLGSGLQVVRAVPRGTGHGQGKALAGALNIVSEDTLYGRYWGAFEERPHLHFNVCYYRGAEFCIEAGLQRFEPGAGGEHKVARGFAPTITPSFHYLAHSGVRGAIAAYTEHEREAIAEHIRGEKPVLKL, encoded by the coding sequence ATGTTCGAGCTCTCGACCCACGAGCGGATCTCGGAGATCGGCGAGGAGATCTGGGACGGTTTATTGGGGGGAGGTCCGCCGTTTTTGCGCTACGCCTGGCTGCACGCGCTGGAGGAGACCGGCTGCGTGAGGCCCGAGCGCGGCTGGCTGCCGATGCACATCCAGATCCGCGCGCCCTCCAAAGGCAACGAGCGGGGAGAGACGCTGCTGCTCGCCCCGGCGTACGTGAAGGGCAACAGCGAGGGCGAGTTCGTCTTCGATCACTCCTGGGCGCGCTTCGTCGAAGAGCGCGCGCGCATCGACTACTACCCAAAGCTCATCGTTGCGGTGCCCTTCACGCCAGCGAGCGGCCCTCGCTTGTTGATGAAGCCCGGTGCGGACGCCGAGGAGCTCTCAGCAGCGTTCGTGCAGGGCCTGCAAGCCATCTGCAAGAAGGTGGGGCTCAGTGGCGTCCACATCTTGTTCCCTTCAGCCAGCCAGAGCCTCAGCTTGCGGGACGAGCGCCTGGGGCTGATTGAGCGCCACGGCCTGCAGTACCACTGGTCGAACCACGGCTACGCGACCTTCGATGACTTCCTCGCCCACTTCAACTCCAAGCGCCGCAACCAAATCCGCCGTGAGCGCCGGGCCGTCGAAGAGCAAGGGCTCGAGCTCCAGGTGTGCTCCGGCAGCGATCTGGACAGCGCCCACATCGACGAGATCTACGAACTCTACCTGACCACGGTGAACAAATTCTACTGGGGCCGCCAGTACCTGAACCGCGGCTTCTTTCACCAGGCCTTCGACAAGCTCGGTAGCGGCCTGCAGGTGGTGCGAGCTGTGCCTCGCGGAACCGGACATGGCCAGGGTAAGGCGCTGGCCGGCGCACTGAACATCGTCTCTGAAGACACGCTCTACGGTCGCTACTGGGGCGCCTTCGAGGAGCGCCCGCACTTACATTTCAACGTCTGCTACTACCGCGGCGCCGAGTTCTGCATCGAAGCCGGCCTCCAGCGCTTCGAGCCAGGCGCCGGCGGCGAACACAAAGTGGCGCGCGGCTTCGCCCCCACCATCACTCCCAGCTTCCACTACCTCGCGCACTCCGGGGTGCGCGGCGCCATCGCCGCCTACACGGAGCACGAACGCGAAGCGATCGCCGAGCACATCCGCGGCGAGAAGCCTGTGCTGAAGCTGTGA